ACTGTCCAAGTTCTCAAGTAGCTTATCCAAGTAATATTCATCATTTATTATATCCTTACAGTATTTGTGACTAACATATTGCATCTCACATCTATAAATAAGaagtaatatttttagaaaaatattttaatagtctTTCTCAATCAACACCAGAAAACTCCCATATTTGCAAATAAGCATGTGGGTTGGTAAAGCTTCATTATATTGTGAAGCTAGGAAGCACAAAAACGCACTGCATTTCAGAAATGTTTTGGTTTCCAAAACGGCCTAAAACTGGTACAAACCGTTTTGGGCCATTTCGGAAATtataaagaatttgaaatgtgTTTCTTTTAACATATGAGCGTTCCTTCACATTCGCAAAACCTTCTATTCAAACAGTAATGTATCAGTTGAATCCTCAATTCAATTCTAACccacaaaatcaaaattttatgtcCCTTCCAATTGCTGCCAAATCCattgtgttttgttttcttggttGTTTTAAACACCTTCTTTGTCTTAGAGTTCATCTCCGTTTAATCCTTTTATTGTCTCTTACCTTTTTCTACTTTTTGGTTTTACATCCTAGTCATTccttttttcttgattttctatTGGCTTTCACCTTTTCAGCAACTTTGTTATTCTCTCTAAACCTCTCAATCCCTTGATTACCTTCAATTCACTTGTTCTTAGCCCATTCTTGCCCTATAAAGCTTTCATCATCTCCTATAATATCTAAACCCCGTTTACGTGTGTTTAGGTCAATTGGGTCGTGCCCCAAACTGGACAAAAAGGTAAATTCTGGATGCCGCGTGCGGGTTTATAACAACAGGGACGTGTATGAGGGTGAATATCACAAGGGGAAATGCTTAGGGAGTGGAGTATAGTTAGAGATATGAGGGGGACTGGGTTGATTGAAAATATGATGGGTACTGGtgtgtttattttttagaatcattgtttgtataaatttataaatcttGATTTATCAATGCTCAATTCAATTATGTGCAGAATCATTCTTTGCACATAATTCTTTAATATAGGCTAGCAAATACTTATTGGAGGCAGTGGAAAAAGTATGCAATTgctgaatttaaaaaaaaaaaatacaagttgttataaattttattaaaaaatttatatttataaaaaaaacccgtatatttttcatatttatatgtttttccaTGATTCagtttcctttatttttgagaaaatacatttcAGCATTTCCGTTTCTGTTTTCGTGTTTCCGTTTCTGTTCTACATGGTTTTGAAGCTTTATGTGCCCATTGCTATGAAAGAATCAATTTAGTCATCTATATTGATGGTCAAGTCCATCAAAATTACTTCTGACACCTGCAACAATGATTTTTCATGGGGAAGGAGTCCTAAAACGATAAGGTAGTTCACATCAGTTTTAGATATCAGCTTTCAGCTTCTGCtatatattgatctttttgttAATGATTCATGTATATGTGATTATCATTATCAGTTAGTGACTTAGTGGAGGTCTTCCTTTCCCTCTCTTTCACTAGTAAtcctttcaattttctttccaaaacttcttttcttgttcaatattaatttaaagtgtTTGTGTTATGCAGAACTTTGCTTAAGTTTGAGGAGGAACTTCTCTTAAGCAGGCCTGGTgtgtcatttcaaaatttttttagttgttgCATTAGGAAGAGAAAAGGTGCCAATGACAGAACAGTTGCTAGAAGAGCCTCAGTTTTGTATCCGCAAATGGTACTTCAGTAGGGAAGAAATTGAAGATCTTTCACCATCTAGGAAGGATGGAATCAGTCTTGAGAAAGAATCAGAATTACGGAAGCTGTATTGTTCATTTCTTCAAGAGCTTGGCATGAAACTTAAAGTGTAAGTTCATATGTGATTTATATTTCTCATAGAATTGATCATCTGAATTTTTGTTGACTTCAAATAGAATTGTTCCATCTGGCATATGTAAGAATTATGTTATCATTCTTTGTCAGTGCAGATGTTTACGtggtttgttaaattttcattatcctttGACATCTTCGCTTAAATCTCTGTGTGAGTTTCATGTTGTAGTAGTTTGTCAGAGATAGTGATGGGCATTGTTTTCCTTTCAGGCCTCAGGTGACAATAGCATGCGCAATGATGTTATGCCACCGGTTTTTTATGCGCCAATCACATGCAAAGAATGATTGGCAGGTGCATGCATTACCTTGTATTCTTAGATTATCTGATATGTTGGATTTCTGGTTTTCTCCTTGATGAGATGAATGCTCACTTGCCATGCAATATAAGTTTGGCCTTACTTTGTACTATTTATATATCAGCTAATGTGCATGTCCTGAGGTTTATTGTTCCATTAactatttcaatatttttacctttactGATCATGGTAAGATGATTATAATGACTATAAAATATTCACAACACCTGTATTTGTAGAGTATGATGAAAAGGTGCTCATTCATGTGTCCTGCTGTGTTggtaaaatatttcattttgatACATTCCTTATTTTTCATCCATtcctgaaaatttttcaaaagtgaATTTGGAGTTCTTCAGATATTAATGGTGAAAGATTGAAAATATCTTCATGTTGGATTGTTACATtacaatttaattgtttatgatTTACTGCCTCTCACCACTGTGATGTGAACATTTTGCAGACAATTGCAGCTGTCTCAACTTTCCTTGGTTGTAAAATAGAAGAAACCCGATGCACTTTGGGGGATGTGGTGGTCATGTCTTACGAAATAATGTATAAATGGGACCTTTCTGCCCCACAGAGAATTAGACAGAATAGAGTAAGTTGACGTGTCTGTGCTTTTCAGTACCTTATTGTGTTCCTTTTGTAGCATGAATGCTCATACCTCTTTCTTATTGTAGGAAATTTACACTAAGCAGAAGGAATTGATCTTAAGAGGAGAGAGGCTTTTATTGGCAACAATTGCTTATGACTTTGATATTCAACTTCCCTACAAGCCACTTGTAACAGCATTAAAGAGATTGAAGCTTTTCCCTGACCTTGCAAAAGTTGCTTGGAATTTTGTGAATGATTGGTTAGGACTCTCCCTTTACTTCTAAACACTGTTCCTAGTTTGTGATCAAGCTAAGATTCAACTTTGAGTATTTCTTGTTGTCCTTTTGTCTGATTTTGATATCTTTTGACTTGGATTGTAGGCTTTGCACAACATTGTGTTTGCGGTACAAACCCCACTATATTGCTGCTGGTTCCATGTTTCTTGCTGCCAAATTTCAAAAAGTGAAACTTCCTGCACAGAAGGGAAAGTGCTGGTGGCTGGAGTTTGATATTTCACCCAAGCAATTAGAAGGTTTGTTGTTACTTTACCTACTCTGTCTAGTTATTTTTGTGAGGATAACTTTGACGGTAAATTGGTTCACGCacatccttttttcttttcttcctccaAAATCTTAGCATAACAATAGTTCTTTTAACTCTGGCTATTTACTTGAATGGCTTGTTTTCTTGCTCATTCCTTGTGTTTATGATTGCTTTCTGATAAGCTTCCTTTCTCAAACTTGTTCAGAGGTCATCCGGCAGATGCTCAAGTTGTTAGAGCAGGACAGAAAACAGACACTACCGCCTACACATGAAAGTTTCACTAAGTCTACAGCCGTAGCTGGAAAGATGAACAGTAGTCCACAATCCTGTATCTCAGACGGATGCTTTGCCATAAGGCAATCTAGCAAAGTAGCCATGTCCGAGAATGATGAGCGCAGCAAACCTCCAGCCTGTGGTAGAAAAGACATTTGTGTAAAAGAAGTTTTACCATCTCAAACAAGTGATAGTGCTTCAAGTAGCATTGTCGAGGACGGGGAAGGTGATAGTCATCCTAGACATGTGGAATCTGATCATGACCCTGGCTGCAAAATTATTTCTGTTCACGACACCTATCGTAAGATTGATGCTATCCGAATTAGAGAAGCATTGAAGAGGAGAAAATTTGATGTAGCTGCAAACAGAAAGTTTGCGGCATCTATTAACCCTGAGATAGATGATGGCGAAGCCTGGATAGAGAGAGAGCTGGAAAAGGGAATAGAGTTGGAATCTGGCTCTTCCAAAAGGAAAATGGGGCAAGTCTTGTGAATTTCTAATACATTGACCTCTGTCTGGGAAGTATAGTTTTCattgaaattttaagaatttgaatttttaaatactaGTTCATTATAGTGATGATGTTTGTACAGTTTCCTAGTATAATGTCATTGACAAAATTATGTAGGCAGCATCTGCGATTTTTGTGTAATAGTTTAGCTTCAAATGTAGGACAAAGTTTTGTGTTGGTCATTCCAATGATTTATTGAAAATGGAATTATTTCTCCTTTATTTGGAAGCAATTGCTTCAGGTTTTTTGAGTTGCATGTTTTGATATGGTAACTtgactttttatattttccattcTCCAGGGGACATACAGAAACAAACTCGTAGGAGCTGCGTGGCTCCACTTCTAGTGATTCAAAACCAGGACTAAACTAGCCGGTCAAACGAATCAACTAAAATCTGGTTAGTTTGACTGGTGATGGCAATTAGTCCAGTTCAATTGTAGGGCTATCGATATGTTGATTTTGGTATGTAAAAACCGAACCTACCtaacaagaaatatatattatattctatggggtcataatttaatttgatttaatattattttaatatttatttaatctcttCTTGATATTGCTTGCATGACTTTGCAAACATTGTCTACTAATAATAGCTGCCACATCGGACAACTTGAACTACTGAACCCTAAAAAgcgtttggtttaaaaaatattttattattaaaattaaaaaattattataaaaatagattaccatgAAAATaattgagtataaatttatactattttgataaaatttaataaaactaagtaaatataaataattattgtatttagttagaagtaataaaagaatattaatatattattttacttaaatacttttaggtataattattctaaaatatcttttatattatttattatattaattgaaaatgagattatttttactttaaaaaaattaataaattaggaCATAGttataatacaattaatattactttgataatcttttaacccctaaaatgaaaatgataattagatta
This is a stretch of genomic DNA from Mangifera indica cultivar Alphonso chromosome 11, CATAS_Mindica_2.1, whole genome shotgun sequence. It encodes these proteins:
- the LOC123229300 gene encoding cyclin-T1-3, with amino-acid sequence MTEQLLEEPQFCIRKWYFSREEIEDLSPSRKDGISLEKESELRKLYCSFLQELGMKLKVPQVTIACAMMLCHRFFMRQSHAKNDWQTIAAVSTFLGCKIEETRCTLGDVVVMSYEIMYKWDLSAPQRIRQNREIYTKQKELILRGERLLLATIAYDFDIQLPYKPLVTALKRLKLFPDLAKVAWNFVNDWLCTTLCLRYKPHYIAAGSMFLAAKFQKVKLPAQKGKCWWLEFDISPKQLEEVIRQMLKLLEQDRKQTLPPTHESFTKSTAVAGKMNSSPQSCISDGCFAIRQSSKVAMSENDERSKPPACGRKDICVKEVLPSQTSDSASSSIVEDGEGDSHPRHVESDHDPGCKIISVHDTYRKIDAIRIREALKRRKFDVAANRKFAASINPEIDDGEAWIERELEKGIELESGSSKRKMGQVL